Within Harpia harpyja isolate bHarHar1 chromosome 4, bHarHar1 primary haplotype, whole genome shotgun sequence, the genomic segment GCATACAGTAAATATTCTCTCTCTTCATCCATGGCTCTGCTTCAGGGTTCTCTTGTTGgatattttcatttctctgcttaATCACAAATCCTTCTGCAAGGCACTGGAGAGATCGAAGGAAACATTACTTTGTTTATagcaaaaataaattctttcccACACTGTCATTCTATACATGTGATCATTTCACAAGCCAATTCAATTAGAATTTCAGATAAATACTGTCCCTTCCTGGAAAGGTCTGATTGTTGCCTGCCAGTCAGGCAGATGGGATTTGTAGCTAGCTGGAGCATGGTCTGCCCTTTTACATAAAAATGCCAAATGGTGGAAGCTGCAGACTTTGTACCAGCAGCAATCTGGATGAGAGAATGGCATCAGGGTCCTTGCCAGAACAATGCCCCTGCTCACACTCATTCTCCTGGACCAACTGTCgccatatttctttctttgtttttcagtttggctggaagtTTCCCCTTCAAATAGTACTAGTAGTTTTCTGCCAGTATTCCCATGATTcgtgcttttttttctgatttctgggCACTctactttctcctttctcctacTCTTTCCTTTGTTCCAGATTTCATGTCAGTCCTTTCTCCACATTCTCTGTGGCTTGCCTGCCTGCTCTGTCATTCTCCTTCCtatcccccttccccctcctccctttttgCAGTTCTCATGCTTCCTAGCAGAGTCACAGCTCCTGAAAGCACTTGTAGCCACTCCTCTGTGGCCTCCCATCATGTATTTCCCAGTAGCCTCACAATAAAACTTTCAAATAGCACCTGTAAGCTACGTGGGAAAGATCTTTGTGGCTGCCTGTCCTTGCTGCATTAGAATAGAGAAGACTGTGGAAATCTTGTAGAGTATTGCAGTTTTTACCTTGTATCTCCGCAGCTGCACAGGATGGCATCTGGGCAGATGAAGTGTAAGTGTGGCTTGTTCTAATGATACCTCCTCCTCCTATTCCACTTGTTCTTGCAACTCCTCCTCCTAGACCCGAAGACTGACCAATTCCTCCTTGCTGACTAAGGGGacaggaaaataacattttagtgAAGGAAATGACAGATAAACTAGAACTACAGTTTttcattgtctctgctgctctcaGTCTGGTTTCCTTTTTGGCAGAATATTGCAGTGACCTTTCTTCTTGTGGCAATGGCTGGCACAAGGTAGGGAAGCAGATTATCACCATTGATTACCAGGCAGCCTGAACAGGCCAGTAAGGGTGAAGGAGCTGTGCAGAGCCTCCACCTATTGTTCACTTTGCTGTTATGTTAAAATACCCAGGACACAGGTATTTTATTGTGTCTTTCGGTGCATCTCAAGCCTACTTACATAAGGTCCTGCTGTCCGCCCTCTAGCAGGCAGCGGTATGTATGGATCTCCTGCTCCAGACGGCATTTGACATCCAGCAGGATCTTGTACTCTTGGTTCTGGCATTCCATTTCTGCACGCAGATCAGCCAGTTGCTGCTCCACGCATGTGATCTGGCTCTGGAGCTCAGCAAGGTGGTTGTTGTAGCGACACTCTGTCTCAGCCAGTGAGGATTCCAGGTTGTCCCTCTGAGGAGTGACATGTGGCACAATACAAATACAGGCATGAGAAACACTGCGTTTAACTACGAATTCTTACATCAAAACATAACTGTGAGACAGCTGAGCTTTACACCAGCTCACCACTCACCTGGCTGAGCTGAGCCTGGAGATCGATTTCCAGGGCTTGCAATTGGCGTCTCAGTTCAGTGACTTGGTTATTGCACGTCTCTACCTCCTGACCGCTTGTAATAACCTCCCGATTCACCTCCTCAATCTGAAAATCACCAATCCAGAATAAAGATGTTCAGGGAATGTTTGATGTAAGGCAGATTAAGGAAAGAGCAGAGAAGCTAGCAAAAAACATGAAATGAGAAAGGTTTGGGTGAACTCTCTGTCATCCTAATGGAGTGTGAACCCTGCTCGTCATTCCTCTTGTTCTTCTAATAGTACTGCTGTCCAGTTCTTCTCACTACTTACTGCATTGTAAAGAGTTCCTGCCTCAAGTCTCACTAACATGCAGCACTTCCCATCACCCCATAAAAAGAATGCAGAGTGGCAGTATCCCCTGTGTCACTTGGTCAATTTAAACCAATGCTAAATGCTGTTACAGTATGTTGTGTGGTTTTAACGCGTAATAAATCACTGTGGAACCATTGCCTGGATATCAGCTAGGGAAAATCAGGGCTGTGTACATGTACTCACCTTGCACTCATACCAATCCTCAACTTCTTTGCGATTGCGTTCAATCAGTGTTTCATACTGGCACCTCATCTCCTCCAGGATCTTTCTGAGGTCTGGGCCAGGGCAGGCATTGACCTCCACGCTCACATCTCCAGTCGATTGTTTCCTCAGACAGTTCATTTCCTGGAAACACCACCCAGAtcatgtcattttttaaaaagaaggaaaaaactgaGGGAGCTAAGTTGCCCCATAGGTAAGAGCAGAGCCCCTGGCAGAGGCCCTCTCTGCTGGACATTCACAGCTCCTAGTTTACATGTATTGTCTCCATCAACCAGTTGCCCGTCTGCAGCCAGCACCCCAGGGGTAGGGACCACGGAGAGGGAGGGTGATGGATCCTGCATGAATTAACACTTTGGACACGAGAAGGGCAGGACCCTACCTCCTCATGGTTCTTCTTCAGGCAGCAGAGCTCCTCCCGCAGCGACTCCAGCTGTGCCTCCAGGTCAGACCTGCACAGCGTCAGCTGATCCAGGACTTGGCGTAAGCCATTAATGTCAGCCTCCACACTCTGGCGCAGGGCCAGCTCTGTCTCGTACCTGGGAgtgagaaagaaagcaagaaagagtAGTCAGTGTCTGACATCaccatttgctctttttttttttcatttgaccATCCATCTTTCTTACAGTATTTTCCTAACTAGCCTAACAGGATTCTAAGAAAAGCAGTCTGAGGCTTGCTCCATCAAATCTGCCCTCAGTCTGCCTTCTCTGGAACTTTTTCACTGGGATGGAGGTGTCACTCACCGCATTTCTGCgctccaaaagggaaaaaaaaaagcttccactTTGAAAGACACCATGTGCCACAATGGCAGCTCAGGTGAACCCACGCTTGCTCCCTTTTTCCAGATcccttctgctttctgaagaacTCTAATCTCTGCTCAAAACCATCTTGTTGTCCCAAATTTTCCACCCTGGAACTGCCACTAATTAAGGCAACTCTAGAGGCAATGGATGAAAGAGCTTTTCTGCATAGCCTCCAGCCTGTCCTGACCAGAGAATCACAGGAGACCTGTCTGAGAGCTCCTTCTCACCAGCTCTGTGAGCGGGAGCACAGTGACAGAGGAAGGGGACAGCTGAAGGGTACTCACTTCACTCGGAAGTCGTCGGCTGTCATCCTGCTGTTGTCGATGTTCAAAATGATCTTGTTGTTGTCTATGGTTGCGCAGACAATCTGACAAAAGAATATTCACTCCTGAAGCCTCTTCTCTGTATCCTCAGGCTCAAGTGTACCCATTGACAGGTGCTACCAGACCtaacctctttctctctctctttttttttttttaatattgtttagcAGGCATGGGGGAGTTGAGGATTGCAGCAATCAGAGGGGTGAGTGTTCAGTGAAGTACAGTGAAGgcattaaaatgataaaatacgTGGTTCAGATACGGACAGTCAGAGAGGTATAATTAGTGTTGTCCAGCACCTGCCACAACCCACCTAACCTTTTAAATCTAAATCTTACTTTCATGGATAAGAGgtttaaaagctttgttttagGACTTAATTATAAGtgtctctctttctgtctgtttcctggattattttcactttattctTCTTTGTGCGTTGACATCCTAGAATTTTTGCCAAACACACTTTGgaataatttttagttttaatttgcaTACTCAAGATGTGTTATGGTAATGctctttttgttcttatttttaattagatgTCCTATATTTCCCAATTCTCTATGAAAGAGTAAACTtgtaaaaaaggaaataacatttAACTGGAATTCTGCAAGACTGATGACAGAATTATAATAATTCAGGCAAATTAATGCGAtccattatttatttctcttttagcTGCTTTCTTGGCATATATCTATTCAAACaccttggcacaaacctaattcAGAAAGACTACTGAGCCAGTCCAGCTGTATTCCATGAAGATAACATTTTGCCCTTCAAATATATCTGATTAATAAAAGCAATGGAAACAGTCCAAACACTCAAGGTTTTTACCTTTGAGCTCTAGGGCTTTCTACAGGCAGTTGTCTTAATGGCTGTTTACAAAAAGCATTTTACAACAATGGAATGTTACTCTCAATCGCTGCATTAAGTTGTGAACCAAGACCGTGGGAGAAGCTTACAAGGgagaaagcagctgagaaatgATGTTACCTGATTTTGAAGATCTTCTATTTCTTTATAATAGCAGCTGTAGTCCCGTGGCTCACAAAAAGGGCCCTGCTTGGCATACCACTCCCTGATTCTGCACTCCAGGTCAGCATTTTCTTGTTCCAGGCACCTCACCTTGTCCAGGTAAGAAGCCAGGCGGTCGTTAAGATTCTGCATGGTGACCTTTTCATCACCAGAAAGAAGAATGCCATCACCAGCAAAACCGCCTCCAACTACCCCTCCACCAAGACCAATACCAAGGCCACCTCCAATGCCACCGCCAAAGCGAGCACTGCCACCGCTGAATCCAATGCCTGAGCATCCTCCGAGGACAGCGGCTCCTAAGCCACCTCCATAGTTTCCACCAACCAAACTGCCAGTGCTCAGTCCTCCGCTGTAATTCACACCACCACAGTAGCTTCTACCA encodes:
- the LOC128140973 gene encoding keratin, type I cytoskeletal 19-like, coding for MSCSIKQTTGSLRGRTSGGSCVIGGGGGGGGARISSVSSGRYTTCGIGGSRGFSGRSYCGGVNYSGGLSTGSLVGGNYGGGLGAAVLGGCSGIGFSGGSARFGGGIGGGLGIGLGGGVVGGGFAGDGILLSGDEKVTMQNLNDRLASYLDKVRCLEQENADLECRIREWYAKQGPFCEPRDYSCYYKEIEDLQNQIVCATIDNNKIILNIDNSRMTADDFRVKYETELALRQSVEADINGLRQVLDQLTLCRSDLEAQLESLREELCCLKKNHEEEMNCLRKQSTGDVSVEVNACPGPDLRKILEEMRCQYETLIERNRKEVEDWYECKIEEVNREVITSGQEVETCNNQVTELRRQLQALEIDLQAQLSQRDNLESSLAETECRYNNHLAELQSQITCVEQQLADLRAEMECQNQEYKILLDVKCRLEQEIHTYRCLLEGGQQDLIQQGGIGQSSGLGGGVARTSGIGGGGIIRTSHTYTSSAQMPSCAAAEIQVPCRRICD